From the Ipomoea triloba cultivar NCNSP0323 chromosome 8, ASM357664v1 genome, the window ATGTTGGTTATTGGAAAGGAAGCTGCGGAGGCCATGCTTGATGTAGAGGAGGAGCAGCAGCAGACAACTTACAAGAAGCTTCTAACGATGgtatttcctttttctttaaagttttaattcgaACTTTGCAAGCCACGTGAAAAACTAGCATTTGTGTAGTTAAAGTACCCCGAACAAATGAGCAATGGACTATTTTTTGTAAGATAATTGTGCCAAatagttactccgtatttatctGTTGTTACCTACACAAGTACGGTGAATATTCATCCCCCGGGGCATTGCTTCTGAGTTTGAAAAATTGGTGTTATTATCGTATCTTAAATTAGTTTCAGCTGGCAGGTGGATGCTGAAAGATCTTATCACCGAAGTGTCATCGCTCTATTGGAGAAGCTACATTCTGAGGTTTGTATACATTTTCTCGAGTTTTACTCAATAGTTTCTTAGCAATACTGTTCTACCAGTACATTTtctcggttttttttttttttttttaataattcaaatCAAACAAAAGATTATAACTGGCATACTAAACTAACATTGCTGGAGTAGATGGTTATAGAAGAACAATTAAACGAGCCTGTGCTACAATCATCATCGACTCCACAAAGAGAGGCACATGAAATGACTTCAAATGGATCTTTGCATCAACGAGAAGATGTTAAAAATCGCGATTATTTTATTGCAAAGGTAAGGAAAAATCGTTCACGTTTCCTCTCAAGTCTTAGCTTCCTTTCTCTTTCCTACCCTTTACGCTTCTTAACTTGTTTTCCTTGCAAGGTTTTACACTCGTTTGACGCTCAAGCTGATGGTGAACTTAGTCTTGAAGTTGATGGTTATGTTGTCGTCCGTCAGGTACTTAGCGCCACTATATACGATGATCAATGAAATGAGTTTTAGCCAGAATAACCTCGTGTTTTTGGTGAAATTAGTTTTTAGCAAGAATAGCCTCGTGTTTTTGGTTCACTTGGGACTAATAGGTAGCGCCTATTATTTGCTCGGTTTTGTTGAACTCCAGAACTTTCATTTCATGCACATCACCCATTCACCCTCGATGGCATAACATTTCCGCTACACTTAAAGTGACGACTTGCTAGATATGATGATCGGTGAAATGAGTTTTGACGAGAATAACCTCACATTTTGGTTCACTTGGGACTAACAGGTAGCTCCTAATGGATGGTCTGAAGGAGAATGCAATGGCAAAGCTGGGTGGTTTCCCTCAGCTTATGTGGAAAGGACAGAAGAAACCCCTGCCATCAAATTAGCCAAAGAGGAGGAGTCTTCCCAATAAATACCCAGTGTTGAAATACAATGCTTTTGTTGTTGTATGtctatttttgtaaatttctcAATTGTACAGACATCTTAGAAATTGCACCATCAATTTTCTTGTACATGAGAGGTTTCAAGTTCGATTTTATGTGAGAGTTGTTTTGACTTTCTCGGCTACTTAGAAAGACACACATTTGGACAGTGATTGTACTCTGTTTTTtgtgaataataaatagttaaaggAGTATTTTGTTACAAAAGTTTATATTAATAGAATTGTAAAAGTATTTAGAAAAACTAAAtgatacttaaaaaaaaattaaatgatttaatagaggataaaataaattaataaaatcaaaataatttgaaccattcatttcCTCAAACAATTAaatcaacattttttagtttctGTTAGAATCTAATTTTATTTGGCTCTTAGATTTGTCATTTGTAGGTGTaggtaataattataattattataattattattattttgttgaaaTAATGAATtcttgaagaaaaagaaaaggaattttgTTAATGCTTtaaaaattcttcatttctgTAGATGAAGAATTTGGTTGCCATTCTCTCTCTTAGAAATGGTACTCTCACTCTCACCGGCGCCCAATCTACTCTGCCATTATCCAAACGGCGGTGATGGCCGAATTCTCAGTCTGCTCTCCCTCCGCAATTCCCACCATCTGCGTTTCAGCAAAAGATTAAATCTCTGCACTAAGGCTTTCAGCGCTCCAGTTCAATGCAACTTGAAACCAGCGGCAAGGGTGCTGAAACCCGGCGACATTTTCCGGCAACTCGCCGCTTCTACTGTCCTTTTACTCACTCTTGGTTTCACCCTTCACTCCTTCTCGGCCTCCGCTCGCGCCGCCGTTGCTCCCCCTGTCGCTTCATCCGAGGCTCATACTCAGGACTCTAAACCCCAAGGTAGAACCCCCTGCCCCCCTCTTTttgttaagaataataaaattgcaatttttgtGGCCTGTGGATGCCTTTGAATTAAGGGTGCTggagatattttaattttgtatgcaaAGATTGCTACTTTTTCTCAACTAAATGTACTGGTGCctattgaatcatgtgctccatctcagcTAAAAGTAAGTTGTGTCCATCCAACtatcaagatttcaagtttttagttgagatggagcatatgcttcaatttggtatcagagtcaacTCATGCCAAATGTAAGGGTTTAAATTTTCGCCTCACTGATAAAAAAAGAGACTATGGTCACGTGTTGCTTTGAGCCCATAAAAAAGTAATTGACTCGAGCACGTGAGGGGCGTgttttgtatataatatatatgagcggatagttggatgcacatttatgtttatatattatatgctcaacaatgcCATGCTAGTAATTTTGGAATCCAAAACAATGGcagaaaataaagaatacaaGATTTACGCAATGTGGTCCAAGATAGCGAAGTTATCATTTGTTAATTGTGATGGTAGAACATCATGTTACTAgcatcatatttatatgcaaccTTAAATATGATCCTCCAGTACATATATGAGACATACACAACAGTTCCCTATGTAATTTGAATGCTAGAAGCACTAGAAAGTGCACTATTTTTTGAGTGGTGCTTATAAGACTGGACTATTGTTACTTGCCATTATGATACAGGAAAGCAAGCCAACAAAGAACAATAGTTTATGTTTTATGTCCACCTTGCACCATTTTACAGTGAAAATTCACAAATGTGATGGTTCAAGTTGCTTTTTTAATAATGTAGAGAATGATGAAGGGAGGCAAACAAAAAAAGTTGTTGAATTTGATGATGAAGAACTCCAAGCAGAATTCGAGAAATGGAAGTCGAAGACATATGCTTTAACGGTTCCTCTAAGAATTGTTTCCTTCAACAACTCATTTCCTCCCGTATGGATCAAGGTATGATATGTACGGAGTagcttttagttttttattaatagaagttaCTTTGATCCCACTTTGCTTTTGGCCTATATCAGGGTCCTTAGGAAGCTTTCAGTTTACAAAGTATAAATTGAAGGAATGGTAGCTAtgattctgttttctttttcttttaaaaatttttaattttgttaatgttTCTACTTGTTGGTACTATACCGTTTTTCAATTATTGGCTTCCTTTTGTACTCATAGCCATCGTTTTACAAATTGATTTGCATTTGATTAGAACAATGCTCTACTCTTCGAAACGTGTAGGATTTTATACGTTCTCAAGGAAAGAGAGCGCAAGTACGCCCTGAGTTTCGCCGTAGCCTTCAGGATATCTTTCGTGAGCTTTCTACAGCATTTGAGAAAGGAGTTCTCAATCCAAAATCTGCTGCAGCGGCCGATGTTATTGCTCTTGGTGATGCGTGGCTTAGTTTTGCCATTAAGAATGGCTTGATCGAGCCAATGCAAGGGGCAGAAGACCAAGATTGGTTTAATGgattaagtgacaaatggaagGTGAGAgatgttttattttgtataataaggGGCAGCATTTGTGTAGACTTTTATCTGCCATTGGACTCGTAAAAACGATATGATGCATTGAATTTTAGTACCTAACCTAAAACAGAGATGAAAATGTGTTCCCAATTATTTCGGCTACTTTGTAAGCAGTTCTTAAACTTTTTTTGTTCTTAATCGCCCTTTTCCACTGCTCTTTAGAAGTTTAGACGTGATTTGAGCCATCGTCTTTGGATTATATTTCAACTCCCGACCCAAAACTATTAGACCTAAAAAACAAAACTGCTTGCTAAGTGGTGCCATCTATAAAATGAGTCGCAACTCAAATGTCTTGTGACATGGTTGTAAAGTAGAAAACAAGGCGCTTTTAGGGCTTGCACTTTcttttacaaatttcatttcaattaattgCTGCAATGCGTTTTCGTTCTGACCCCTTTGAAGCTCCCTTTGACTTAAATAATGTCAGGTATATTTGCGCAGGAGTTCTGAAGGGAAACTCGATTCTCAAGGGAGGATATGGTCCGCGCCCTTCCGATGGGGAAGCATTGTGATAGCTTATAAGAAAAGAGAATTCCGTAAGCGTAACTTGGCTCCTATTAAGGCAAGTTATCTTAAGGCTTCTATTTATCTAGGTCGTAAATACTTTCTAAAAGATTCGATATTCGATGCTTGTTAATAATGGTATTATTAAGATTCTCTTACTCTGCAAAAATTGATCTGCAAAATGCGTTATAGTTAGCTGGCTATTTGTAAGTCGAATTACAGGACTGGGATGATTTATGGCGGCCTGAGCTCGCAGGAAAGATTTCAATGGTCGATTCACCGAGAGAAATTGTTGGTGCAGTTTTGAAGTATATGGGGGCATCATATAACACGAAAGATTTTGACTCTGAAGTTACTGGTGGGCGAAATGCCGTGCAGCAGAATCTTGCATCGCTAGTTAAACAGGTAACAGATGAGACAAGATGGACGAGGGCCACGAGGCTTATCATATTTCATATAGTTCTTggtgcaacttttttttttctcgtcaTATTATGTGTTCTTTGCAGGTTCGGCTATTTGACAGTCAAAACTATCTTAAAGCCTTTGGAGTTGAAGATGTATGGATAGCCGTTGGATGGAGTACCGACATTCTTCCTGCTGCAAAACGTATGTCGAACATTGCAGTAATTGTTCCAAAATCCGGTGCAAGTCTATGGGCAGATTTTTGGGTATGTTCAGAATCGTTTTCTACTGCATTCTAAACCATCTCTCCCTATCTctctctccattcgaatagacGTTATTTGCTTCATAGCAATCGATGCACAAACTTCATTCCTGTTGCAATTTGCCCGTTCCCTCCCTCTCTTGAACTTAAATATTATCTCGGGGGCAACCCCAGCCAAATTAGTCagattgttgacttggtaaccacaaagttacaagtttgactcctagCAGGAGCGGCCTGTTGGCTTTTTTGGTTTGGACCGGTCAACTATGGGTAACCtgggctggtttacctcctcaTGGTCGTTTACTGGCTAGGGTCATAAAGTAGGGTTTATTGCACACCTTCCAGTAGTGATTGCGGGTTcctctcgtcacccaaaaaaattacaCCCGGTCAATCCAAGAACTTTCCTTTATATTAAGCCGAACTTTTATCCTAATATTCACCAAGAAGCATGTTAAAATTTGTGATTTAGGCGATACCGGCTGCCACAAGAATTGCATCTGAACAAACCGGGGGGAGAGTGAGAGGGCCTTCACCGCTACTGCATCAGTGGATAGAATTCTGTCTGCAAGCTGAAAGAGAATCACCGTTCAAGGACGAGGTCATCCCGGGAGCAACTCCATACGCGCTCAAAGCCCCAATACAAGTCTCTGAAGATCGTGAACGAGGCAAGCCTAAGCTCGAAACGAACCTCGTAGCTGGTGTCCCTCCCCCCGATATCCTGACAAAATGTGAATTTCTGGAGCCATTGTCGGACAAGGCAGTGTCTGATTATCAATGGTTAATAAGTAGCATACAGAAACCTAACCCCAGCCTGACCAAAAGGCTACAGCAGTATATATTGTCTGTTTTACAAACATTTTCACCTAAAGTGCAGTCAAAGGTTGTCTGAGAAAACATGTATATCTTGATTATCTTCCTAGGATTCATATGCTGTTATTTGGTTTGGGAAATGATTGTAGTTTATAGTTATTCTGTACAAAACTTTTGAACAAATGTACAACCCTTCACTTCTTGAATGATAGGGAACTGTTGATAAGCATTCAATACTAAGCCATTGACATTATGAATCATTTCTTGTATAGGAAAAGTTTGTAACTTTCAATTCGAGTGGGATCGGTTTATTAGCCTTAATTTGAGTCGGTCAGTTATGAACAATTTAAGTTGGTTTACCTTGTTGTGGTTCTTTGTTGATTAAGGTCACAATGTGAGACTTACTCAGTGTATACTTTCGAATAGTAGATATAGGGTTTCTACTAAGACAACCGGATATAGTGTCTGATACTGCAAATTTTAATGTGGATCGCGctatcaaaacgacgtcgttttgattaatgaaaacagacggatgaaacggcctctgtcccacgcaactgcagtatgttcaatacaactgcagtatcagttcaacggCCTCCATTCCGTATGTGGAACTGCAGTTCCTTTCAACACAGTTGCAGGTATCAGTTGAACACAACTGtaatatcatttgagatgaagtTAAGGAGATTTACGAAAACTGTTTTTCCCAtttatcatttgagatgaactgtagtatcagttaaaGAGATTTACGGGAACTGTTTCTCCCATttattaaaacgacgtcgttttgtgatcatggtccacggtataacaactagTCTGGTACACCACGTTATAACGAAACCAAAACACGTGAACTAAATTCAGCTCGTGTAAAATGAAGGTGAAGTAACGAATAACAACTTGGATTGCCCAACCATCCTTCCTTCATCTGGAAGGACACAATTGTGTTACGTAGCGAAACGTCTTACGTTGTTACTTGTAATGAACGGCGCGAGGGTCGGCAATGAATATTCtaggaaacaaaacaaaatttgagAAAAGACGTCGTCAACGAGAATACCTGTTTTTAGCGCTTAAAGAGCTGGAAAGGTTTGGAATCTTGCGGAGATTCGAGACGTTTGGCGACTAGTTCAAAAAGTTGTGGAAATTGGCGATTTTTAAAGCTTTCTCCTCCTCCACTTGCTTCTACAGTTCTCCGCACCATTtgccatttttattttgtttatgtgCTTAGTCAGACAACTAAATTTAGTGATACCTTTTCAGCTGGATTCTCGTGACAGAAacctaaatttttgtaataattatagtaCAGTTGCGATATTATTAATATACGAATATATACTTATAAGATATTTTATGAGGGGACACTCTGTTATTATTCGGGACTAGAAAGATCATGATTTGATCAAGAGAATATTGTTAGTAGTTaaatttataatcatatatgaaaattatgtttcaCTTATTTGGCAGTCTTGTTTACTCTTTTTGGAACGCCACTCCTTTTGGTGCATATATACTTAAATATCtttattgcctttttttttgagtgacaaggGGAAACCTGCAATTAGGGGTGGTCATAGTTCAAGATGATCTCGGTTACAGTTCAGAACTAGAATTACTAGCTCTTGTTCGAAATCAGTTTCAGTTCCAAATCATTAAAAAGTTGTTGAATTTGGACTATTTTAACAATTAGAAAATAtgatttcttaaaaaaaaaaaaaaagttcgaaTTGTCAGTTCTAGTTTATCATTTCCCAGAACGgcatttcaaaatttgaacaGAACCTCGGTCATATATATCTGCAACCACTATTCAAGGGTGCATTGAGTAAATTTGCCTTGTGACCTCAATCAAAAAATGAtcacaatgagataaattaGTCTAGATTGATCATAATTTACTggctcaaataaaaaaagttaaatcGCTTCGATTAAGAGTTAACATGATCTTTATTACTTCGTACTTGTTAAGCCGtactaattacattttttaacatatttttggtGTTTCGAAATTAttacttctttaatttttcgcttctataatctttatttttggtgttttgaaattattactttttaaatttttcgctTCTATAATCTTTATTTTGTCATTGTATATCTCTAATAATTATGACAAGTTTTCCTTGTCATCAAAAATTACTTAAATTAGATTCTTTGTATCGGTGCTAAATGGTAATagcagttgttataccgtggaccataggttatggctgatactgcggttgtgttgaacggatactgccgTTGTgctgaaagaaaactgcagttgcgcggaacggaggccatttcatccgtctgtaaatgcagttgtgttgaactgatactgcagttgtgttgaacggatactacagttgtgttgaacggatactgcaattgtgttgaatggatgaacgacctctgttccgcctaactgtagtttcctttcaacacaactgcagtatctttttaacacaactgcagtatccgttcaacacaactgcaatatcagtcatgaccacggtccataatgcattgtggaccatggtccaccatataatttgcgatggTTGACGCCTAGTCAATGCCATCTGGCTTCTTCTGTTCATATTTACTTTTGGAAAATTTGAGCCCTTTTTCTATCTCAAAAGCCAATTTTCTTCTCCTGTgggcttttccttttcttccggGGCATATATTCATTCCTTCCCTAACATCTGGCTTCTAGAAattaactttattatttatttattttttacctaaatatttaagattttaattaaatataataaagttgTGGGCCAAATATAGCAATAGTATTGATTTAAATTTAACTAAgaattaattacaataattaactacctctataatataaatatttagtttaatttaacAAGCAATATCACATTTAAAGAACTTGGTTTCTTTAAGCAAACTCTTAGCAAGCATGGTGATTAAGAACCCCTCATGTTGATCAAAAGGTATTAGTATGACTTTTATATTAAGAATGATGACAAGTTGGTAATACCCAATACAAAGCTAACCCTTTTGAACTTTAATATGACTAATTAGATACATTTGTGTTTCAAGTAACTTATACCAGGTAAAGTAAATGTAAAAAGTTTTAAGATTTGCACTGAAtacaatatatagatacatTATAGCACAATCACAAAACCTTTTAGATAGTACTTGATATAAGAGACACATAGTGTAGATCTAGACTTTCTTCCCTACTGCTAGAAGTATTACGTGACCAAAGGCCCCGAATATGGACTCGTGTTCACCTCGCAAGGTGGATCCGTGTCGATAGCATAATTTGTCACCCCCCTCCCTCACGCCTCGATAGAGCATCTATTTGgaaagatgtaaatcatgataattaGAAGAACTCTCTCACTTTGAAATGTTACTTTCACACTACCATGGGTGAAAGTCGATGACTAGTTTCATATGAGTCTAATAACCAAACTTCATTAGTCTCTCTTTCTAAATTTCATCTATTTGACCAATTGAGCTTCTTTGACTTTATTTAGTACTCCTTACGTTGTTATACGTCGGTAATTAGgaagaaaacaagaaacaagCAAGATGACTTTGTCGCGTGGTCACCCCCACAATCACCTTAGAGGCTTAGACTTAGCCCCACCCCTCTCCCAAGTggtatctctctttctctctcctttccTCCTCACGCGTTTCATCGCCTATAAATACACCTCCGTCTTCACAAACAAATCCATCTTCCATAGCTCAAACACTTCATACTTTCTACTTTCTAATTAGCTCTTGTTTTCTTCTCAATTACGCAATTGTTGTGAATTATTGTTTCCTTTCACCGATCGACGACGACATGGCTCTCTCTTTCTCCACCGCCAAGCTCGTCGCCGACAGAATCTCCGTCGCTGTGAGGCGCGGGTACGCCGCCGCGGCGGCGTCGCAGGGAGGAGTGTCCGGCGGCGGGGTGATGAAGAAGGCCGGAGAAGCGTCGAGAAAGGAAACTTCGTGGGTGCCGGACCCCGTCACCGGGTACTACCGGCCGGAGAATATCGCCAAGGAGATGGACGCGGCGGAGATGAGAGCGGCTCTGATCAAGAACAAAATTAGACGAAACTGAGAATCATTAATTGCTTGCTTGAGATTGCTCATGTCTGGAATCTGGATTCTTGAagttatataaaagaaaatggaatattttCCAGTTCtatagaatttataaaattatgataTGAGCTGAGTTAATCTCTTTTATGTGATGCTTCGTATTTTAGTTCAAATTCtacctttttattttaaaaaggaaaaacaaaaaaataaatgtcgGGGTAAAAGTACAATTAATCATAAATATGAAGAGAAAATAGAGAATTATTAGGTGTGCATTAATGTTGTTCTTAATTATGAGCGTGTGATTTAAAGATCTCAGGTGGGACTTGGGAGactttattaaataattatacatatatttgattcattctatatttttatgtataaaatttaaGACGAGATAATTTAAGTAACTCTAATGGCTGTTCGGAATTTTTTAAAGCCTGTCATTTCACTAATcgaataaaattttgaatattttagtTCGTTCGGGCGTTCGCCACTTTATTATGTAGATACTTTCAACTTTATTAGAtgacataatataatatgactacaaacaataaattaaattcattttgaCTATTCTAATTGTGACaagagaaattaaaataatcttcttaataaaattaaatattaacttgtttaattcaaaaattaaattaattatttttgtttttttctaccAAATTCTATGTATAATTAATGTATGTACTAAAAATCCAATTGATGTGAATAATTACACATGCAAGGGGTCAACCAATAGAAGTGACAGCAAAATGTTTGTTGATGTACGACAAAGCTAAGAGCATCCTTTTAtccattaaattattttgtgttttttgagaagttttttaagtgtgattaagaaagagaaaataggaggggataaaaaaattaaaacaaatttgatatttcaaaaaaaaaatcagttgtGCCTGATGCGCCCGAGTGGGCGCTGCTGTGCGCGTCATTGCTTTCCAACCCCACATGTTAACCAATGAACCTTCGCTTGTAGGAGCCCCCCATTTTCATCTctctaactctctctctctcttccatgtAGGCTATGTATCTAACAAAACCAAGTAATATGCACTCATAGGGGTGCTCTAAAGGGAATGGATTGAAAGCTTGACTCTCTCTAGAATTTGGAATTACAACTTCTTTaaaacaacaacagcaacaacaacaacaataatatttagATATGGATTGAAAGCTTGACTCTCTCTATAATTTGGAATTACAACTTCTTTAAAACaataacagcaacaacaacaacaataatatttagATTCTGTTTctatagttgacacattttgtagttgacagtttctgtacatATAGGCATATAGCtagtatattatgtgttagcaattatcaagttatttgctTACATATACAGAaactattaattatatgtacaaaatgtgttaactgaaagtATAAAgtttttacatcaaaatttacaatgcaatatgaactctTATACATGGTATAACAATGGTAATTTAAAGGTCTCAGGTGCCGCACTTCATTAAATAGTTACACATTATTGACTTATtctagattattattttttttaaaagagttaattccagcaatggtcccccgagtatgttgattttccaaaattgatccccgtcttttaatttggacaattttgaCACTCAACTATcgaattctttccaatgttagtcCTTCCGTCAAAAGCCAGTTAAGTGGACGTTAAATGAAAGGGTAAATTAGTCCTTTCATTGTCCTTTTTGCATCATCAAACCTGGATGAGTAAATTAGTCCTTTAAATGAAGCTGACATCATTTTTGCATCATGAACCGATCTGGACATCGCCGCAAAGCCCTCCCGCTCCGCCTAAACAACACCATCTTGTCGAAGCACTACTGTT encodes:
- the LOC116027499 gene encoding SH3 domain-containing protein 2-like isoform X4 codes for the protein MVDEAELQCHQQLQNLYRSTRAAKHFQKDIVRGIEGYIATNKKQMQIARKLAEDCCKYGIENASDAPPLARAASIFGTSHAAMEDQRETMIGILGKQVSEPLRALINGAPLEDARHLTHRYDKMRQELETQASEVIRRQSKFRDASPESLVKLKNAEARLTDLKSAMLVIGKEAAEAMLDVEEEQQQTTYKKLLTMVDAERSYHRSVIALLEKLHSEMVIEEQLNEPVLQSSSTPQREAHEMTSNGSLHQREDVKNRDYFIAKVLHSFDAQADGELSLEVDGYVVVRQVAPNGWSEGECNGKAGWFPSAYVERTEETPAIKLAKEEESSQ
- the LOC116027499 gene encoding SH3 domain-containing protein 2-like isoform X5, with the protein product MSSTTSEFIQIHQGRKALSEGYCSRHRRIYCDQQKANANRKLAEDCCKYGIENASDAPPLARAASIFGTSHAAMEDQRETMIGILGKQVSEPLRALINGAPLEDARHLTHRYDKMRQELETQASEVIRRQSKFRDASPESLVKLKNAEARLTDLKSAMLVIGKEAAEAMLDVEEEQQQTTYKKLLTMVDAERSYHRSVIALLEKLHSEMVIEEQLNEPVLQSSSTPQREAHEMTSNGSLHQREDVKNRDYFIAKVLHSFDAQADGELSLEVDGYVVVRQVAPNGWSEGECNGKAGWFPSAYVERTEETPAIKLAKEEESSQ
- the LOC116027498 gene encoding uncharacterized protein LOC116027498 codes for the protein MVLSLSPAPNLLCHYPNGGDGRILSLLSLRNSHHLRFSKRLNLCTKAFSAPVQCNLKPAARVLKPGDIFRQLAASTVLLLTLGFTLHSFSASARAAVAPPVASSEAHTQDSKPQENDEGRQTKKVVEFDDEELQAEFEKWKSKTYALTVPLRIVSFNNSFPPVWIKDFIRSQGKRAQVRPEFRRSLQDIFRELSTAFEKGVLNPKSAAAADVIALGDAWLSFAIKNGLIEPMQGAEDQDWFNGLSDKWKVYLRRSSEGKLDSQGRIWSAPFRWGSIVIAYKKREFRKRNLAPIKDWDDLWRPELAGKISMVDSPREIVGAVLKYMGASYNTKDFDSEVTGGRNAVQQNLASLVKQVRLFDSQNYLKAFGVEDVWIAVGWSTDILPAAKRMSNIAVIVPKSGASLWADFWAIPAATRIASEQTGGRVRGPSPLLHQWIEFCLQAERESPFKDEVIPGATPYALKAPIQVSEDRERGKPKLETNLVAGVPPPDILTKCEFLEPLSDKAVSDYQWLISSIQKPNPSLTKRLQQYILSVLQTFSPKVQSKVV